The Pirellulimonas nuda genome includes a region encoding these proteins:
- a CDS encoding FHA domain-containing protein, with protein sequence MARIDVYHELLGIPPQEQPPNYYRLLGVALFEQDSAVIANAFRRQSGFVRGVALKHPIESQKLLNELALAKLGLLDPKRRGKYDQQLRDELAGRAKRPPASDLIELNPHPAPASSLGISPPAVEPPRTGIQPAAIQDYEESPSDDLSSRSWGLPEAADDLPKRSAHQEWVVGSAAGVDVRVVAPWVSRRHCKIRRAGPDYTIEDLRSLNGTYVNGVPVTQTVQVLADDIVTLGRKTRIPWPLPEDCRQVELSIFSIGRSPDNDYVINDSSVSQHHAQLVMQGRRVELHDLDSTNGTRIGRIDNRIRRCELEPHVSVFFGSTKVFADHLIKLMKEKRNANR encoded by the coding sequence ATGGCCCGCATCGACGTCTACCACGAGCTTCTCGGCATCCCGCCCCAAGAGCAGCCGCCGAATTATTACCGGCTGCTGGGCGTGGCGTTGTTTGAGCAGGACTCGGCCGTGATCGCGAACGCCTTCCGGCGTCAGTCCGGCTTCGTCCGTGGGGTGGCGTTGAAGCACCCGATCGAGTCTCAGAAACTGTTGAACGAGCTCGCGTTGGCGAAGCTGGGCCTGCTCGATCCTAAGCGACGCGGAAAGTACGACCAGCAGCTCCGCGACGAGCTGGCCGGCCGCGCCAAACGTCCGCCGGCCAGCGACCTGATCGAGCTCAACCCCCACCCTGCGCCCGCGAGCAGCCTGGGGATCTCCCCGCCCGCGGTCGAGCCCCCCCGCACCGGGATCCAGCCCGCCGCGATCCAGGACTACGAAGAGTCGCCGTCGGACGACCTTTCCTCGCGTTCGTGGGGCCTCCCGGAGGCGGCCGACGACCTGCCCAAACGCTCCGCCCACCAGGAGTGGGTGGTGGGGAGCGCCGCGGGCGTCGACGTGCGCGTGGTCGCGCCGTGGGTTTCGCGACGCCACTGCAAGATCCGCAGGGCCGGCCCCGACTACACGATCGAAGACCTGCGGTCGCTCAACGGCACCTACGTCAACGGCGTCCCCGTCACGCAGACGGTGCAGGTGCTGGCTGACGACATCGTCACCCTGGGCCGAAAGACCCGCATCCCCTGGCCGCTGCCCGAGGACTGCCGGCAGGTAGAGCTCAGCATCTTCTCCATCGGCCGCTCCCCCGACAACGACTACGTCATCAACGACTCGTCGGTCTCCCAGCACCACGCTCAGCTAGTCATGCAGGGCCGCAGGGTAGAGCTGCACGATCTCGACTCCACCAACGGCACGCGGATCGGCCGGATCGACAACCGGATCCGGCGCTGCGAGCTCGAACCGCACGTCTCGGTCTTCTTCGGCAGCACCAAGGTGTTCGCGGACCACCTCATCAAGTTGATGAAGGAGAAACGGAACGCCAACCGCTAG
- a CDS encoding adenylate/guanylate cyclase domain-containing protein, whose product MPSFEAELQVYWQGEPVFQGALSEELELGRQGRRDHSTLYQVQHGPPGARLTIAPRTNTDLSRRLVRLVPVAEDRVEATNVSSVNRLSVDGESALKPGETRTYILPVRFAVFESQIVVSYPEDPGSQLLSLASPASPPSPDHVDIEFDLSASLGLADQFSSSDAERLHNWLVGVTKVLQAASGSKEFNKSAARQLVGLIGFDRGQVLTIEPGQRWTQVAVHERGNASGVATLKLNHRLLAEVLKQRRTLWEARDASTADGGQRTAAVASPILDESGEVIGALYGDRRSSSRYAVAEISKLEAMLVEALAGGVAAGRARLRHEREAAQARVRFEQFFTTELSQRLAATPDLLTCRDTEVTLLFCDIRRFSNITEALGPEQTMEWIRQVMGELADCAANHDGVLVDFIGDELMIMWGAPTEQPDHAARACRAALEMSHLVRELDDRWRDVVGQPTELGFGINTGVARVGNVGLERKFRYAPFGASVNLASRLQDATKHFGVDILISESTRQAAGDGLLARRLGRIQVMNIVKPVDVFELLGDDDPTSCSLCLEYEAALAAFETGSLAESLRGLSSILDSHPNDGPSLLLLSRVVELLRKEDRTFDPVLELPSK is encoded by the coding sequence ATGCCGAGTTTCGAAGCAGAACTGCAGGTCTACTGGCAGGGTGAGCCCGTTTTCCAGGGGGCCCTATCGGAAGAACTCGAGCTCGGTCGGCAGGGCCGTCGCGACCACTCGACCCTCTACCAGGTGCAGCACGGCCCGCCGGGCGCCCGTCTCACGATCGCCCCGCGCACCAACACCGACCTTTCGCGTCGGTTGGTGCGTCTGGTTCCTGTCGCGGAAGACCGGGTCGAGGCCACGAACGTCTCCAGCGTCAACCGCCTGTCGGTCGATGGCGAGTCTGCGCTCAAGCCGGGAGAAACACGCACCTATATTCTTCCGGTCCGGTTCGCGGTGTTCGAAAGCCAGATCGTGGTCTCCTACCCCGAGGACCCGGGGAGCCAGTTGCTGTCGCTCGCGAGCCCCGCGTCGCCCCCGTCGCCCGACCACGTGGACATCGAGTTCGACCTCTCGGCGAGCCTGGGGCTAGCGGACCAGTTCTCCTCCAGCGACGCGGAACGCCTGCACAACTGGCTAGTGGGGGTCACCAAGGTCTTGCAGGCCGCCTCCGGCTCTAAAGAGTTCAACAAGAGCGCGGCCCGGCAGTTGGTGGGGCTGATCGGCTTCGACCGTGGGCAGGTGCTTACGATCGAACCGGGCCAGCGCTGGACGCAGGTAGCGGTGCATGAGCGCGGGAACGCCAGCGGCGTCGCGACCCTCAAGCTGAACCACCGGCTGTTGGCGGAGGTGCTCAAGCAACGCCGCACCCTGTGGGAGGCCCGCGACGCCTCGACCGCAGACGGCGGCCAGCGGACCGCCGCGGTCGCTTCGCCCATCCTCGACGAGTCGGGGGAAGTGATCGGCGCGTTGTACGGCGATCGACGTTCCAGCAGCCGGTACGCGGTGGCGGAGATCTCCAAGCTCGAAGCGATGCTGGTCGAGGCGCTGGCCGGCGGGGTGGCGGCGGGCCGCGCCCGGCTGCGGCACGAGCGCGAAGCGGCCCAGGCCCGGGTCCGCTTCGAGCAGTTCTTCACCACCGAGCTGTCCCAGCGTCTTGCCGCGACCCCCGACCTGCTCACGTGCCGCGACACCGAGGTGACGCTGCTGTTCTGCGATATCCGCCGCTTCAGCAACATTACCGAGGCGCTCGGGCCCGAACAAACCATGGAGTGGATCCGCCAGGTCATGGGAGAGCTTGCCGACTGCGCGGCTAACCACGACGGCGTGCTGGTGGACTTCATCGGTGACGAGCTGATGATCATGTGGGGAGCGCCGACAGAGCAGCCCGATCACGCGGCGCGTGCCTGCCGGGCGGCGCTGGAGATGTCGCACCTGGTGCGGGAGCTCGACGACCGATGGCGAGACGTGGTCGGGCAGCCCACCGAACTGGGGTTCGGCATCAATACCGGCGTGGCGCGTGTAGGAAACGTGGGCCTGGAGCGGAAGTTCCGCTACGCCCCGTTCGGCGCCTCGGTGAACCTTGCCAGCCGGCTGCAAGACGCGACGAAGCACTTCGGCGTCGACATCTTGATCTCCGAATCGACCCGCCAGGCGGCCGGCGATGGGCTGCTGGCCCGCCGGCTCGGCCGGATCCAGGTGATGAATATCGTGAAGCCGGTAGACGTCTTCGAGCTGCTGGGGGACGACGACCCGACCTCCTGCAGCCTGTGCCTGGAGTACGAGGCGGCGCTTGCCGCGTTCGAGACCGGCTCGCTCGCCGAATCGCTGCGGGGGCTGTCGTCGATCCTCGACTCCCACCCGAACGACGGGCCGTCGTTGCTGTTGCTGTCGCGCGTGGTGGAGCTGCTGCGCAAAGAAGACCGAACGTTCGACCCCGTGCTCGAGCTCCCGAGCAAGTAA
- a CDS encoding S66 peptidase family protein, with the protein MSALPAAAAPPTKPAALRPGDTIMFVAPAGELVEPRMLRAAERLRERGYKVRVPDDLFRQRGYLAGTDQQRAAELMQALTDPEVDAVFPGTGGYGTMRILNLLDWEKIRAHPKIVIGFSDITALHLALAAKCNWVSFHSPNPQWGLGTKEGWNKFSEDCFWHMLEGGSPQQTSPPYEYAQPESLGPRECLSPGTAEGRLIGGNLTVLAALVGTPYEPVTRGRVLFLEDINEAPYRVDRMLCQLKLAGLLDRPAAVLLGQFKDCDAKDDDSSLSLPQVFQDYFADAPYPVVANFPAGHVALNATLPVGGRFSIDGDSGQVTLLGRPTEEGPASHKP; encoded by the coding sequence ATGAGCGCCCTTCCCGCGGCGGCTGCGCCGCCGACCAAGCCCGCGGCGCTGCGGCCGGGCGACACGATCATGTTTGTCGCCCCCGCCGGCGAGCTGGTCGAGCCCCGGATGCTGCGGGCCGCCGAGCGGCTGCGTGAGCGAGGCTACAAGGTCCGGGTCCCCGACGACCTCTTCCGCCAACGCGGCTACCTGGCCGGCACAGACCAGCAGCGCGCCGCGGAGCTGATGCAGGCGTTGACCGACCCCGAGGTCGACGCGGTCTTCCCCGGCACCGGCGGCTACGGCACGATGCGCATCCTCAACTTGCTGGACTGGGAAAAGATCCGCGCCCACCCGAAGATCGTGATCGGCTTCAGCGACATCACGGCGTTGCACCTGGCGCTGGCGGCTAAGTGCAACTGGGTAAGCTTCCACTCGCCCAATCCACAGTGGGGCCTCGGCACGAAGGAAGGGTGGAACAAGTTTTCAGAAGACTGCTTCTGGCACATGCTGGAAGGGGGCTCGCCGCAGCAAACAAGCCCCCCCTACGAGTACGCTCAACCCGAAAGCCTGGGGCCGCGGGAGTGCCTGTCGCCCGGAACGGCCGAGGGCCGGCTTATCGGCGGCAACCTGACGGTGCTGGCCGCGTTGGTCGGAACCCCCTACGAGCCCGTCACCCGGGGGCGGGTGCTGTTCCTGGAGGACATCAACGAGGCGCCCTACCGCGTCGACCGCATGCTCTGCCAGCTCAAGCTGGCGGGCCTGCTCGACCGGCCCGCGGCGGTCCTGCTCGGCCAGTTTAAGGACTGCGACGCCAAGGACGACGACTCCAGCCTGTCGCTCCCGCAAGTGTTCCAGGACTACTTCGCGGACGCCCCGTACCCGGTCGTCGCCAATTTCCCGGCCGGGCACGTCGCGCTGAACGCAACGCTGCCGGTCGGGGGACGCTTCTCCATCGACGGCGATAGCGGACAGGTCACCCTGCTAGGGCGACCGACCGAAGAGGGCCCCGCCTCGCACAAACCGTAG
- a CDS encoding dipeptidase translates to MTNRLTLGVRRLTTFTALALLALAAEAPGAEGDAAGRGPIVLTDHARKLHAASLVIDGHNDMPWELRDQQYADFRKIDISQPQPTLQTDIPRLHAGGVGAQFWSVWVPVSTARRGTSLLTTLEQIELVRQMIRRYPGDFELALSTADIQRIHGEGKIASLIGVEGGHCIEGSLSVLERLYDLGARYMTLTHSDTLDWADSATDEAKSGGLAPFGEEVVRKMNQLGMMVDISHVSPDTMKDAIRVSAAPIIFSHSAARGIADHPRNVPDDVLRMLPEKDGVVMINFFSAFVVPEATAINVERLSLQRRLQAEHPDDERAVDRELSRWSAQHPSPRGTIHTVLDHIDHVVKLAGVDHVGLGSDFDGVSILPEQLEDVGAYPLITQGLIDRGYSDADIAKILGGNLMRVFAETEQVAKGTRAKANGP, encoded by the coding sequence GTGACCAATAGACTAACACTCGGCGTCCGCCGACTGACAACATTCACGGCGCTAGCCCTGCTCGCCCTCGCGGCCGAAGCGCCCGGCGCCGAGGGGGACGCGGCCGGTCGCGGGCCGATCGTGCTCACCGACCACGCACGCAAGCTCCACGCCGCGTCGCTGGTCATCGACGGCCACAACGACATGCCATGGGAGCTGCGCGATCAGCAGTACGCGGACTTCCGCAAGATCGACATCTCCCAACCCCAGCCGACGCTGCAGACGGACATCCCCAGGCTCCACGCCGGGGGGGTCGGGGCGCAGTTCTGGTCTGTCTGGGTGCCTGTCTCCACGGCGCGTCGCGGCACGTCGCTGCTCACCACGCTCGAACAGATCGAGCTGGTGCGGCAGATGATCCGTCGCTACCCGGGCGACTTCGAACTGGCCCTCTCCACGGCGGACATCCAGCGGATCCACGGCGAGGGAAAGATCGCGTCGCTGATCGGCGTTGAGGGGGGGCACTGCATCGAGGGGTCGCTGAGCGTGCTCGAGCGGCTCTACGACCTGGGGGCCCGCTACATGACGCTCACTCATTCCGACACGCTCGACTGGGCCGACTCCGCCACCGACGAAGCCAAGAGCGGCGGGCTCGCCCCCTTCGGCGAAGAGGTGGTCCGCAAGATGAACCAACTCGGGATGATGGTCGACATCTCCCACGTCTCGCCAGACACGATGAAGGACGCGATCCGCGTGTCGGCCGCGCCGATCATCTTTTCTCACTCCGCCGCCCGCGGCATCGCCGACCACCCACGCAACGTTCCGGACGACGTGCTGCGGATGCTGCCAGAGAAGGACGGCGTGGTGATGATCAATTTCTTCTCGGCGTTCGTGGTTCCCGAAGCCACAGCGATCAACGTCGAGAGGCTCTCCCTGCAACGCAGGCTGCAAGCAGAGCACCCCGACGACGAACGCGCCGTCGACCGAGAGCTCAGCCGTTGGAGCGCCCAGCACCCCTCACCCCGGGGCACCATCCATACCGTGCTCGACCACATCGACCACGTGGTGAAGCTTGCCGGCGTCGACCACGTCGGGCTGGGGTCCGATTTTGACGGCGTGAGCATCCTCCCGGAGCAGCTAGAAGACGTCGGCGCCTACCCGCTCATCACCCAGGGGCTAATCGATCGCGGCTACTCAGACGCCGACATCGCGAAGATCTTGGGCGGAAACCTGATGCGGGTGTTCGCCGAGACAGAGCAGGTCGCCAAGGGAACCCGGGCCAAGGCAAACGGACCATGA
- a CDS encoding serine hydrolase, with the protein MPHRPPASPRFLLCLLALACARPGDAAEPAAEAPSAAQHDALQDAVAQLIKLHRGVVGAAAKQLDTGESFAWNADQPMPTASLIKLPIMLTAYRQIDAGELSPDATIELRKQDKVPGSGVLSEHMSAGARFSLRDAIELMIVFSDNTATNLVIEKTGLPATSALMRKLGYPETQLHSKVFLRETTIDPERSQKYGLGSTTAADMIRLLESLYKGDAASSESCEAMLGHLRRCDDRSKVPRYLPEEVEVAHKTGSVSATRCDAGIIESKGGPLAFCILTTDNADRGWGAENEAELLAAAFGKTLYDHFNEPEETPAVPPARVLAVGSDGLLVEALQRTLNARTEPSLGIGVDGDFGPNTESGVKAFQKQEGLEVTGRVDAATWRALGPLITEDAPEAPPEVVNAESLSTKPADRLGGPPLVASAAYAIADAANGELLWGMNDSEARDPASVTKIMTAHLVLKLAESDPEVLDEEIVFSTVADETPGSTSGVRAGETVTVRELLYGLMLPSGNDASVAFAEHFGARVDPDPKQDGGPYEGFIRAMNAEAKRLGMKETGYRNTSGLTAKGHVTSARDMARLAHAAMKSPVLREVVATRQHGATLGSLSGYQRNVVWTNTNRLLGIDGFTGVKTGTTPGAGACLVASGEREGRGLIVVVLGAPSSDSRYIDSRNLFRWAWRQLARGSGETGDQ; encoded by the coding sequence ATGCCGCATCGCCCCCCCGCCTCGCCCCGATTCTTGCTGTGCCTGCTGGCGCTGGCGTGCGCCCGCCCCGGCGACGCGGCAGAGCCCGCCGCGGAAGCGCCTTCCGCGGCCCAGCACGACGCCCTGCAGGACGCGGTCGCCCAGCTCATCAAACTGCACCGCGGCGTGGTCGGCGCCGCGGCCAAGCAGCTCGACACCGGCGAGTCGTTCGCCTGGAACGCCGACCAGCCGATGCCCACGGCCAGCCTGATCAAGCTGCCGATCATGCTGACCGCCTACCGGCAGATCGACGCCGGCGAGCTATCGCCCGACGCGACGATCGAGCTGCGAAAACAAGACAAGGTCCCCGGCTCCGGCGTGCTTAGCGAACACATGTCGGCCGGCGCTCGGTTCTCGTTGCGAGACGCCATCGAGCTGATGATCGTCTTCTCGGACAATACCGCCACGAACCTTGTGATCGAGAAGACGGGCCTGCCGGCCACCAGCGCGCTGATGCGCAAGCTGGGCTACCCAGAGACGCAGCTCCATTCCAAGGTGTTCCTGCGGGAGACCACGATCGACCCCGAGCGCAGCCAGAAGTACGGCTTGGGGAGCACGACCGCGGCGGACATGATCCGGTTGCTGGAGTCGCTCTACAAGGGCGACGCCGCGTCCTCCGAGTCGTGCGAGGCCATGCTGGGCCACCTGCGGCGTTGCGACGATCGGTCGAAGGTCCCCCGCTACCTGCCAGAGGAGGTGGAGGTCGCCCACAAGACAGGCTCGGTCTCCGCCACGCGTTGCGACGCCGGCATCATCGAGTCCAAGGGGGGCCCGCTGGCGTTCTGCATCCTCACGACCGACAACGCAGACCGCGGCTGGGGCGCCGAGAACGAGGCCGAGCTGCTGGCGGCCGCGTTCGGCAAGACGCTCTACGACCACTTTAATGAGCCAGAGGAAACGCCCGCCGTGCCCCCCGCGCGTGTGCTTGCGGTCGGGTCCGATGGGCTGCTGGTCGAGGCGCTGCAGCGGACGCTCAATGCCCGCACCGAGCCGAGCCTTGGGATCGGGGTCGACGGAGACTTCGGCCCCAACACCGAGTCGGGCGTCAAGGCGTTTCAGAAGCAAGAGGGCCTGGAGGTGACCGGCCGCGTCGACGCGGCCACATGGCGGGCGCTCGGACCGCTGATTACCGAAGACGCCCCCGAGGCGCCACCCGAGGTCGTGAACGCCGAGTCGCTTTCAACCAAGCCGGCCGACCGGCTCGGGGGCCCCCCCCTGGTGGCGAGCGCCGCCTACGCGATCGCCGACGCAGCGAACGGCGAGCTGTTGTGGGGCATGAACGACTCCGAGGCCCGTGACCCGGCCAGCGTCACGAAGATCATGACCGCTCACCTGGTGCTGAAGCTCGCCGAGAGCGACCCCGAGGTGCTGGACGAAGAGATCGTCTTCTCTACGGTCGCCGACGAGACCCCCGGCTCCACCTCGGGGGTCCGCGCGGGCGAAACCGTCACGGTCCGCGAGCTGCTCTACGGGCTCATGCTGCCATCGGGCAATGACGCTTCGGTCGCCTTCGCCGAGCACTTTGGCGCTAGGGTCGACCCCGACCCAAAGCAAGACGGCGGACCGTACGAGGGGTTCATCCGCGCCATGAACGCAGAAGCAAAGCGGCTGGGGATGAAAGAAACAGGTTACCGCAACACCAGCGGGCTCACGGCCAAGGGCCACGTTACTTCTGCCCGCGACATGGCCCGGCTCGCCCACGCCGCGATGAAGTCGCCCGTGCTGCGGGAGGTCGTCGCCACCCGCCAGCACGGCGCGACGTTGGGGTCCCTTTCGGGCTACCAGCGCAACGTGGTTTGGACCAACACGAACCGTCTGCTGGGGATCGACGGCTTCACCGGCGTGAAGACCGGCACCACGCCGGGCGCCGGCGCCTGCCTGGTGGCTTCCGGCGAACGAGAGGGCAGGGGGCTGATCGTCGTCGTGCTCGGCGCCCCCAGCAGCGACTCCCGCTACATCGATTCACGCAACCTCTTCCGCTGGGCGTGGCGACAGCTCGCCCGCGGCTCTGGAGAAACCGGTGACCAATAG
- a CDS encoding dipeptide epimerase — MPELRYQDFELPLKHVFTIARGSTDRQPTLIVQLSEGGRHGYGEATTNPYYGATLPSMTAALERVRPIVEGAAVADDPAPLLARLAGELSQRPEDSFALCALDLAAHDLWGKLQGRPLHQLWGLSKQDAPQSNYTIGIDTIPKMAAKLEEARGWPIYKIKLGGGDDLAIIEELRRHTDATFRVDANCGWTADYTIEISPKLRDLGVEFIEQPLPADQRDAAARVFHESALPIIADESCVFEADVDRCAGLFHGVNVKLVKCGGLAPARRMIARAKALGMKTMVGCMTESSVGISAIAQLAPMLDYVDMDGAALLASDIATGAVVSEGRCAYPDLPGSGIVLNDGPLS; from the coding sequence TTGCCCGAGCTCCGCTACCAAGACTTCGAGCTCCCGCTCAAGCACGTCTTCACGATCGCCCGCGGCTCGACCGATCGGCAGCCGACCCTGATCGTGCAGCTCTCCGAAGGGGGGCGCCACGGTTACGGCGAGGCCACAACCAACCCGTACTACGGCGCCACGCTCCCGAGCATGACCGCCGCGCTCGAGCGGGTCCGGCCGATCGTCGAAGGGGCCGCCGTGGCCGACGACCCCGCGCCGCTGCTGGCCCGGCTCGCCGGTGAGCTGTCGCAGCGGCCGGAGGATTCCTTCGCCCTGTGCGCGCTCGACCTTGCCGCGCACGACCTGTGGGGCAAGCTGCAGGGGCGCCCGCTCCATCAGCTCTGGGGCCTGTCCAAGCAGGACGCGCCGCAGTCGAACTACACCATCGGCATCGACACGATCCCCAAGATGGCGGCCAAGCTCGAAGAAGCCCGAGGCTGGCCGATCTACAAGATCAAGCTCGGCGGGGGTGACGACCTGGCGATCATCGAAGAGCTGAGGCGGCACACCGACGCCACGTTCCGGGTCGACGCCAACTGCGGCTGGACGGCTGACTACACGATCGAGATCTCCCCCAAGCTACGCGACCTGGGCGTTGAGTTCATTGAGCAGCCGCTGCCGGCCGACCAGCGCGACGCCGCGGCCAGGGTGTTCCACGAGTCGGCGCTGCCGATCATCGCGGACGAGAGCTGCGTCTTCGAGGCCGATGTCGATCGGTGCGCCGGCCTGTTCCACGGCGTGAACGTCAAGCTCGTCAAATGCGGCGGCCTGGCGCCGGCGCGGCGGATGATCGCCCGGGCCAAAGCCCTGGGGATGAAGACCATGGTCGGCTGCATGACGGAGTCGAGCGTCGGCATCTCTGCGATCGCCCAGTTGGCCCCCATGCTGGACTACGTTGACATGGACGGCGCGGCGCTGCTGGCCAGCGACATCGCTACCGGCGCTGTGGTGAGCGAAGGACGCTGCGCCTACCCAGACCTGCCCGGATCCGGAATCGTGCTGAACGACGGCCCCCTGAGCTAA
- a CDS encoding DUF1611 domain-containing protein has protein sequence MEQASQRIVLLTDGHSDPLVAKTAVCVIRYRPQDVVAVFDRGAVGQTSQALLGVGGETPVIGDLNAAEGANTLMIGIAPPGGKVPDAWRPILVEALARGMNVVSGLHQFLSDDPELAAAAQQHGATIQDVRKNSEREVASGKGFRDDAFRVLTIGQDCSIGKMVAAVEMTRELKRRDIDAKFVATGQTGIMIEGDGCPIDCVVSDFVNGAVEKLILDRQQHEVLIIEGQATIAHPRYSCVSAGLLHGSRPHAMVMVYEPGRTQVHGMPHVPLASVARTIEAYENLAALMHPSKVVALAMNSRKLSADEAAEERKRMRGELGLPVADPIRDGAGELIDAILAYREKIVPAAAMA, from the coding sequence ATGGAACAAGCCTCGCAACGCATCGTGCTGCTCACCGATGGTCACAGCGACCCGCTGGTCGCCAAGACCGCCGTGTGTGTGATCCGCTACCGCCCGCAAGACGTCGTCGCTGTGTTCGACCGGGGCGCCGTGGGGCAGACAAGCCAGGCGCTGCTCGGCGTCGGCGGCGAGACGCCGGTGATCGGCGACCTCAACGCGGCCGAGGGCGCCAACACGCTGATGATCGGAATCGCCCCCCCCGGGGGCAAAGTGCCCGACGCCTGGCGCCCGATCCTGGTCGAGGCCCTCGCACGCGGGATGAACGTGGTGTCGGGGCTGCACCAGTTCCTGTCCGACGACCCAGAGCTCGCGGCCGCGGCGCAGCAGCACGGCGCCACGATCCAGGACGTCCGCAAGAACTCCGAGCGTGAGGTCGCCTCGGGCAAGGGCTTCCGCGACGACGCGTTCCGCGTGCTGACCATCGGCCAAGACTGCTCGATCGGCAAGATGGTGGCGGCGGTTGAGATGACCCGCGAACTCAAGCGGCGCGACATCGACGCCAAGTTCGTCGCCACCGGCCAGACCGGCATCATGATCGAGGGGGACGGCTGCCCGATCGACTGCGTCGTATCCGACTTCGTGAACGGCGCCGTCGAGAAACTGATCCTCGACCGCCAGCAGCACGAGGTGCTGATCATCGAGGGCCAGGCCACCATCGCCCACCCGCGGTACTCCTGCGTCTCGGCGGGCCTGCTGCACGGCTCGCGGCCGCACGCCATGGTGATGGTCTACGAGCCGGGCCGCACCCAGGTGCACGGCATGCCCCACGTGCCGCTGGCGTCGGTGGCGCGCACCATCGAGGCGTACGAGAACCTCGCCGCGTTGATGCACCCCTCCAAGGTGGTAGCGCTGGCGATGAACAGCCGCAAGCTGAGCGCCGACGAGGCCGCCGAAGAACGCAAGCGGATGCGCGGCGAGCTAGGGCTGCCGGTTGCCGACCCCATCCGCGACGGCGCCGGCGAGCTGATCGACGCGATCCTGGCCTACCGCGAAAAAATCGTTCCGGCCGCGGCGATGGCCTAA
- a CDS encoding S66 peptidase family protein: protein MTQAAIFPPPLRPGDCIAVVAPASSPQRDALERGIASLTDAGFRVKQYRDLCRPTGYLSGSDAERAAELNQALADPETNAVIAARGGYGLARILDRIDYGALVRSPKIIAGYSDLTALHAAVRLRTGLATFHAPHVVDWQGPESDGAGSIAHFLAATAGESESCVVRVDPNHPDATPALEACRGVARGPLVGGNLAVLCGLIGAPYDIDAAGAILFLEDCNEPPYRVDRMLAQLKLSGKLDAAAGFALGYFSNCLAGQGGSAADVLSDYLTPLGKPVLAGLPVGHALPNLTLPLGALCEIDPDRGRLEVLQRCVP from the coding sequence ATGACACAGGCCGCTATCTTCCCGCCGCCGCTGCGTCCCGGCGACTGTATCGCGGTCGTCGCGCCGGCAAGCAGCCCGCAACGCGATGCGCTCGAGCGGGGCATTGCGTCGCTCACCGACGCCGGCTTCCGCGTAAAGCAGTACCGCGACCTATGCCGGCCGACCGGCTACTTGTCGGGGTCGGACGCCGAACGCGCCGCGGAGCTGAATCAAGCGCTGGCCGACCCAGAGACAAACGCCGTTATCGCGGCCCGCGGCGGATACGGGCTCGCACGGATCCTCGACCGGATCGACTACGGGGCCCTCGTCCGCTCGCCGAAGATCATCGCCGGCTACAGCGACCTGACCGCGCTGCACGCCGCGGTGCGACTCAGGACGGGGCTGGCGACGTTCCACGCCCCGCACGTAGTGGATTGGCAAGGGCCGGAATCGGATGGCGCCGGCTCCATTGCGCACTTCTTGGCGGCTACAGCGGGCGAAAGTGAGTCCTGCGTGGTCCGGGTCGATCCCAACCACCCAGACGCCACACCAGCGCTCGAAGCGTGCCGCGGCGTGGCGCGGGGTCCGCTGGTCGGCGGAAACCTGGCCGTGCTGTGCGGCTTGATCGGCGCCCCCTACGACATCGACGCCGCCGGCGCCATCCTCTTCCTGGAAGACTGCAACGAACCGCCGTACCGCGTCGACCGCATGCTGGCCCAGCTAAAACTCAGCGGCAAGCTCGACGCCGCCGCAGGTTTTGCCCTGGGCTACTTCAGCAACTGCTTAGCGGGGCAGGGGGGGTCGGCCGCAGACGTGCTGAGCGACTACCTCACGCCGCTCGGCAAGCCGGTGCTGGCCGGGCTGCCGGTGGGCCACGCGCTGCCTAACCTCACGCTTCCGCTGGGCGCCCTGTGCGAAATCGATCCCGACCGCGGCCGGCTAGAAGTGCTGCAGCGCTGCGTCCCGTGA